The Sphingobacterium lactis sequence ACCTTTCCTGGCGGAGTTGTCATCAAGGATGGCAATGGGCAGATCATCGGTGCGGTCGGTGTTTCCGGCAGCACGGTGGAAGATGACCATGCCGTTGCCGCAGCAGGGGCCGCAGCAGTCTAAAAAAATTAACACAGTATACACCTCAAAATGAAAAGATTATGTGTCAAAATCATGGCGTAGTATATATGGGGCCCGGCGAGGTTCAGGTCCAGGAAATTGATTATCCGAAATTAGCATTGGGAGACCGCAAATGCGAACATGGGGTAATCCTGAAGATTGTTTCAACCAACATTTGCGGATCTGACCAGCACATGGTCCGTGGCCGGACTACAGCATCGGCGGGTCTTGTCCTTGGGCATGAGATAACCGGGCAGGTTATTGAAGTGGGTCGCGATGTGGAATTCATCAAGGTTGGTGACATTGTCTCCGTTCCATTCAATATTGCCTGCGGACGTTGTCGCAATTGCAAGGAAGGAAAGACCGGGATTTGTTTGAACGTCAATCCCTCCCGTCCTGGCGCAGCTTATGGCTACGTAGATATGGGCGGATGGGTCGGTGGCCAGGCAGAATATGTGATGGTTCCGTATGCAGATTTCAATCTCCTTAAATTCCCGGACAACGAACAGGCGCTGGCCTATATCCGTGATTTGACCATGCTCTCCGATATTTTTCCAACAGGTTTTCATGGTGCAGTTTCTGCGGGTGTTGGCCCCGGGTCCATTGTCTATGTCGCTGGCGCCGGTCCGGTAGGTTTGGCCTGTGCAGCCAGCTGCCACCTGCTGGGTGCCGCTGTGGTCATTGTGGGAGATCTGAATGAAGAACGCCTTGAGCAAGCCCGAAGTTTTGGCTGTGAAACGGTTAACCTCAATACCGATACACCCCTCGCCGATCAGATTGCTGACTTAATCGGTGTCCCAGAGGTCGACTGCTTCGTGGATTGTGTCGGATTTGAGGCACGTGCGCACGCCAATGGTGGCAGTTCGGAAGAACAGCCTGCCGTCGTGCTCAATCAGGCTATGGATATTACACGTGCAGGGGGTGCCATCGGCATACCGGGATTGTATGTTACCGAAGACCCCGGCGCAAGTGACGGTGCCGCAAAGCAGGGAAACCTGAAAATTAGATTTGGTTTGGGCTGGGCAAAATCCCATTGTTTCTATACGGGACAATGCCCAGTTATGAAATACCATAGGCAATTGATGAATGCCATATTATACGATAAAATTAAAATTGCTGATGCCGTAAATGTCCAGGTAATCACCCTAAGTGATGCTCCGCAAGGGTATGCCGATTTTGACAAAGGTGCAGCTAGAAAGTATGTCATCGATCCGCATGGCATGATCTCGGCATAGATCTAGACCATTTGCACGCCTATGGGAAGCGCTGTAGTTAAGGTAATCTTAATTGCAGCGCTATTTTTTTGATATCGTCAATGAATCGAGCAACTTATGTGGCTTTTCATGGGTGTAATCGGCTTAATTGCCCTAAAAAACATCAAAACCTACCAACTGGATAAAAAAAAGACCGTTGAAATAAAAAAGAAGGAAATGATCAGTATATAAGAGAAAGTTTTTCCAATACATTCGTAATACAGGTTCATTTTCTTTATATTTAATTAGCAATTGTAAACTATTACTAAAATAAATTCAAGATGAACCTTCGTACCATCCTTCAAGTATCCCTATTATTTTCTTTTTTAACGGCAGTGGTCATGATGACCAACGCACAGGAAAACGAATTTGTATTCAACAAAAAAGTGAATTATCAAGTTACCTTCCTCTCCGACTCAACGGATGAAAACTCAAGGCAGACCATGCCAGCCGAGCTGCTACTGAACGACACCAACTCCCTTTTCTGGTTTTTGAATAAATCCATAAAAGACGAGGAATTGGCCAAACCAAATGCTTTTCCATCCCCTTCCATCGGCTTTGCACCAGGCTTGGTCAATAATGAAAACTATGTGATCTTAAAGAATAAGGATGGAGAAATAACGGTCTATGATGAGTATTCGGGTAGTGACCTCAGGAAATTAATGCAGATCAACGTGTACAAGGAACGGATCAACCCAGAAGATTGGCAATTGACAGAAGAAACAGATACAGTAATGGGCTTAGCTGTGCAGAAGGCCGTGCTGCAATTTGGCGGACGTACATGGGAGGCCTTTTTTGCGCCAGAACTTCCCATTGCTGACGGACCTTATAAATTTAATGGACTGCCGGGTTTGATTCTACGAATACAGGATCGAACGAAATCTTGGGTGTTTGAAGCTAAGGATATTAAGGAAGTGGACCAAAAGGTGGTTGTTAACAATAAAAAGGATTTAAAGGTTGTACCGATCGAAAAGAAAGAACTGTATTCCCAACGTCGGAAATTCCAACAGGATCAGGCTTTTGCGCGACAAGGTGAAGGCGATGGTGGTATTGAAAGTGCTGAAAACAGAAAACAGGCGGAGGAAAGAATCAAAAAGGACAACAATTGGATTGAGCTAAATTAACGCAATCCAATTGGTATATTTTATTCAGGAAGATTGACCATGCTGTTCTGGAAATTAAGTTTCTTATACTTTTTTTGCAGGGCAGCATCGGTTTCTTCTTTCTCGTCTATAAAAGAAACAATTCCAGATTCGAAATTCCATGTTCCCAAATAATTCAAGGTATTTGCTTCCACTTTAAATAGAAAAAATTCAAGATCTTCATCTTGGATTTCTCCTGATTTCCGTTTTTTATTGAAATTATCGCGTGCATCAATCCCTTTAAGAATAGGTTCCGAATATGTCGTGTAGCCTTTGGTCCATTCATAACGGTTAATGGCGTACAAGCCAGGATCCAGCGCAATACAGAATGCATTTTCTTTTTTTATAGAAAAATGGGGTTTCACAGTAAAAAAAACACCTTTCTCCGTGTCTGTATTTATAATTCTGATGGTTTGCGTAGCCCCCCACCCCGCTAACTTAACGCTCTGTAAAAAATCTCCATAAACAAGGGCCTTCCCTTTCGGAATATCTTCAAAATAACTGTGGGTATTTGCTTTTCTAAAGGAAATTCTCTTCTTCTTTTGCTGCGCACTTAAGACCACAACTTGACAGCAGCAGATCAATAACAGCAGCAACCGGATATGTATTATTTTCATATTGAGGATAAGTTATACCCTATTTAATCTTGTTGTTTGATTAGGTAGGCCATATTTTTGATGATGTTGCGATGTTTGCTGACAAAGGTGTTATCCTTATTCCAAACATATCCGGCCAATACAGCACATATCTTTTCCTTAACCTCAGGGTTTTCCGGACGGTGATAGAAAAGCTCCTGTAAGTTACCCGTATACCATTCCTTCACATACGTGCTGAACACATCAATGCCAAACTTCATGTAATCGGCATATTCCTTTTCCCAATCGATGACCTCGCCTGCCAACTGACGTTTGGCAAGCTTGGCAGCCAAGATTCCCGATTCCGTAGCAAAACAAACCCCGGAAGAAAATACAGGATCTAAAAATTCTGTACTATTTCCGGTCAATGCATATCCATCGCCATAAAACTGCGAAACCGAAACCGAATAGTTGGTTAAACGGATAGGATCGAATGCATATGGAAGACCTTGGAATCTGTTGACATAAAGATCCGAAAGACCTATGGCATTCTGAATCGCTTCGTCATTATCCAGGGTAGCCGATAGATTTTCAATATATGCTGTGGGGCCAACAATGCCCACGCTGGTAGATCCATTGGAAAATGGAATGACCCACAACCACACTTCTGTTTCAATAATATCAAAAGAAATCTGTGTACCTTCAATACCTTCAGGTCTGCGGACATCCTGAATATGAGTAAAAATTGCCGAATGCGGATCTAACTTGGAAGGTGCTTCCAGTCCGAGCTTGCGTGGCAATACCCTTCCATAACCGCTGCAATCAATAAGGAACTTCGCATGAATGGCATATTCCTGCCCTTCCTTGTTTTTAACGACCGTTGTGGATTCCGTACCCTTAAATTCAACATCGATCACTTCGGTTTCGAATTGGATATCTACCCCTTTCCGGATCAGCTCATCCGCCATGGCTTGATCAAAATCAGCCCGCGGAATTTGCCAGGTCCAATCCCACCCTTGCCCAAATTTCTCCGAAAAATCGAAAACGCACTGCTCCGCACCTCGGATAAACCGAGCACCCAATTTCTTTTCAAAACCGTAGGAGTTGAGGGCATCCAACAAGCCCGCTTCCTCAAAATGATCCATCACCCGGGGGATCAAACTCTCCCCAACGACCACTCGCGGGAACTTTTGTTTTTCCACCACTTTGATATGTAGTCCCTGTTGCTGAAGATAGCCGGCTGCTACTGAGCCTGATGGACCAGCACCGATAATGAGCACATCAACATTTTCGATTTGCATAGGTATTAATAATATTTATATTCTATTTTTGTGGAACAAAAATTTGTTCCAAAATTACATAGATTTAGAACATTTAAAAGAGAAGAAACTAATTATTATTAATGAAAACGATCAACAGCTACTTAACGATTAAAGATTTTAATGATGTGTTGTTTAACAATAAACCTATCGAAATCAGTCAGTCGTTAATTGATCGCGTCAATGGATGTTATGAGTTCTTGAAAACCTTCTCGAAAAACAAGGTGATCTATGGCGTCAATACAGGGTTTGGGCCGATGGCACAGTACCGTATCCAAGAGGGTGATCAACTGCAGTTGCAGTACAATTTAATCCGCAGTCACGCCTCGGGAACGGGCGAACCCCTATCCCCAGAGCATGTGAAAGCAGCCATACTCGCACGTCTGAATACCTTATCCTTGGGGAAATCAGGGGTCCATATATCTGTCATCACCTTGATGCAGCAGTTGATCAACCATGATATTACGCCACTAATTTTCGCCCATGGCGGAGTTGGTGCAAGTGGGGATCTCGTTCAACTCGCCCACTTGGCTTTGGTTTTGATTGGTGAAGGGGAAGTATTTTACCAGGGAAACCGTCGTCCAACCGCTGAGGTTTTTAAAGAACTCGGATTGAAACCTATCGAGGTCAAAATTCGGGAGGGTCTTGCTTTGATCAATGGGACATCCGTTATGACGGGGATCGGCATCGTGAATGCGCATAAGGCACAGCGTTTATTGGATTGGTCTATTCAGGCTTCTTGCATGATCAACGAATTGGTGCAAGCATATGACGATCATTTTTCCGTGGAGCTCAATCAGGCAAAACTACATCAAGGACAGGAAGCCGTTGCCAAGCAGATGCGGGATCACCTTATGGATAGCCAATTGGTAAGACGTAGGCATGAACATCTGTACAATGGTACTAACCAAGAAGATATTTTCAAGGACAAAGTGCAGGAGTACTATTCCCTACGCTGTGTCCCGCAGATATTAGGCCCTATATATGACACCATTGCTGGGGTGGAGTCCGTACTCGAAAAAGAGATCAACTCGGCCAACGACAATCCGATTGTGGATGTGGACACCCAGCAGGTCTACCATGGCGGTAATTTTCATGGAGATTATGTTTCCTTGGAAATGGATCGCCTCAAATTGGCCATCACCAAGCTGTCCATGCTTGCCGAACGGCAATTGAATTACCTGTTGAACGCGAAGATCAACGAAATCCTCCCACCGTTTGTCAATTTGGGCAAACTCGGGTTCAATTTCGGCATGCAGGGTGTGCAGTTTACGGCAACTTCCACGACTGCAGAAAATCAGGCCTTATCAACTTCCATGTATATCCACAGCATACCGAACAATAACGATAACCAAGATATTGTCAGCATGGGCACCAATGCTGCGATGCTGTGCAGTAAGGTAATTGAGAACACATTCGAGGTTTTGGCCATAGAGTTCATCACGATTGTACAAGCTGTAGAATCTTTACAGCTCGAAAATAAACTAAGTACGAAATCGAAAGTCAAATATGCGGAGTTACGCAAACTAATTCCCGTATTCAAGACCGATATCGTCATGTACCCAATTGTTCAACAAGTAAAAGATTATTTAAAGAATTCATAATGAAATTGCGAAGCCCCCTTACTGTGCTGGCCCTGCTGGTTAGCCCCTATTTATTTGCGCAGGAACTAGCGCAAGTTAGTTCCCAAAAGAGAACTGGATTTATGAACAGTGCCGGCGAGGAGATTATTTCCTTACAATATGATAAGGCTGGCGATTTTCATGATGCGTTGGCTCCTATCCTTGTGAATAAAAAGTGGGGATTCATCAATAGCAAGGGCGAAACGGTGATCGCTCCGCAGTTCGATCGGGTCAAGGCTTTTGATAGCGGTCGGGCGCTGGCGTCCAATGGGGATGCCTGGTTTTACATCGACAAAAATGGGGAACGGTTAAATCTGATCTCAACCGATCAATTCTTCAGTTTCGAAAATGGCGTGGCTTTCTTCAAACAGAACAATAAGATTGGACTAATCGATCCAGAAGGTTCTGTAATCATGGAGCCAAAGTATGACCTTATTCGCTCGTTTGACGGTGATTATGCACGCTTCAAGAATTTCGAACGCTGGGGAATCCTTGATAAAACCGGAAAAGAGGTTATTCCTGCGGACTATGATGAGATCGGCAATTACTTTTCGGGGTCGGCGTATGCGAAAAAAGGAAGTCTCTTTGGCATGGTCATCAACGGAGAATTTAAAGGTTTGGAAGGGGTAGAAAAAATTTGGGACTTCTCTACTGATGGCCTAGCATATGCCCGTAAGGATAAAAAAATGGGGTTCTTGGACACGAATGGCAACTGGGCGATCGAACCACAGTTTGATAAAGCCAGAGCCTTTGTGAACGGATTGGCGCCGGTATACAACGGCAAACGTTGGGGATACATTGATACAACCGGCCAGCTGGTAACCGATTATCAATTTGAGGATGCCGAGGTATTCAGCATGGACGGTCTTGCTCCAGTGAAAATTGGGAGAGACTGGGGATTTATCGATAAAAGCGGTAAATTAGTTATTCCAGCCCAATACGGCATCACGGCTTTCGGCGCAGATATGTTTGCGCCAAAGACAAAGGGCTTCATCAATGGGTTGGCGAGGGTGAAACACAAAAAATCATGGGGTTTTATTGACACCTCGGGCAACGTTGTTGGCCGGTGGTACGATAATGCCGAACTATTTAGCAAATAGCATGGCAGAGAAAAAGAAATACGCTTTAATCACTGGAGGGTCTCGGGGAATTGGGAGAGCCATATGCAAAAAATTGGCGGAAGATACCGACTACCACATCCTGATCAACTTTCAGGCAAACAAAGCGGCAGCCGAAGCTACCCTTGTGGAAGTGAAGGCTGTCGGTGGACAAGGAGAAATCATCCAATTCGACGTGAGCAATGCGGAGGAAGTTACTTCGGCACTTGGCCGTTGGGAAGAAAATAATCCTGAAGCCATTGTTGAAGTAATCGTCAATAATGCGGGTATCACCAAGGATGGCCTATTTATGTGGATGTCTCCAGGGGATTGGCATTCGGTCATCCAGACCAGTTTGGGCGGTTTCTATAACGTGACGAATTATTTCATCAAGAAACTATTGCACAACCGCTATGGACGGATCATCAATATGGTTTCTGTTTCTGGCGTAAAAGGTACGGCTGGACAAACCAACTATTCTGCGGCAAAAGCTGCCATCATAGGCGCAACGAAAGCATTGGCGCAGGAGATTGGTAAACGGAATATTACGGTGAATGCAGTTGCACCGGGATTTATCAATAGCGATATGACTGCAGACATGGATGAGAAAGAATTGAAGAAGATGATCCCCGTCAATAGATTTGGCGAGCCCGAGGAAGTAGCGGATTTGGTATCCTTCCTGGCATCAAAAAAATCTGCTTACATTACGGGTGAGGTCATCAATATAAATGGAGGAATTTATTCCTAAACTATGGGTAAACGGGTTGTAATTACAGGAATGGGGATCTATAGCTGCATCGGGACGAACCTCGATGAGGTTAAGGAATCCTTATATGCGGGAAAATCAGGGATAGTATTCGATCCTGAACGAAAGGAATATGGATTTCGGTCCGCCTTAACGGGTAAGGTACCTCAGCCGGATCTGAAAGCTGCACTCCACCGTCGCCAACGGGTGACGATGGGTGAAGAAACGGAATTCGCCTACCTGGCCACCATAGAAGCACTTCGGGAGGCACATATTCCCATTGAGGCTTTCCATGAGCGCGAAATTGGATTGATTTATGGCAACGACAGTGTTTCCAAGGCCATTATCGACGCAACGGATATCGTTCGGGAGAAAAAAGATACCGCATTGATCGGTTCCGGAGCGATCTTCAAGTCCATGAATTCAACAGTTACCATGAATCTATCCACGATTTTCAATATCCGTGGGGTGAACATGACCATCAGTGCTGCCTGTGCATCGGGATCCCATGCCATTGGCCTTGGCCACATGATGATTCAGAACGGGTTGCAGGATATGGTCATCTGTGGTGGGGCGCAGGAAATCAACAAATATGCGATGGCCAGCTTTGATGGTCTTGGCGTGTTCTCCAGCCACGAGGGTGATCCGGCGCGTGCTTGTCGGCCATTTGATGCCAACCGGGACGGCCTAGTGCCTAGTGGTGGTGCGGCAACCCTAATTTTGGAGAGTCTCGAAAGTGCATTGGAAAGAAACGCGCCAATCTTTGCGGAAGTGGTGGGTTATGGTTTCTCCTCCAATGGTGGCCACATCTCGACACCCAATGTGGAAGGTCCAGCTTCGGCCATGCGAAAAGCATTGGAACAAGCGAATATGGATGCGTCGGAAGTACAATACATCAACGCCCATGCAACCTCTACCCCTGTTGGTGATGCCAATGAAGCACAGGCGATCGATGAGGTCTTTGGCAAGAGCCGACCTTATGTGAGCTCTACCAAATCCATGACAGGACACGAATGTTGGATGGCGGGAGCCAGTGAAATCGTCTATTCCACCATCATGATGAACCATGGCTTCATAGCACCAAATATTAACTTTGAGCATGCCGATGAGCATTCTTCCAAATTGAATATCGTAACGGAAACGAAAAATCAAGATTTTGATGTATATTTGTCGAACTCTTTTGGGTTTGGTGGCACCAATTCAGCCATGATCGTCAAAAGGTTCAAAAAGTAGTGGAAATGAATATTGAATTAGAAGGTATAGTGAGTAAAATAAACGAGATCCTGGTGGAGGAGTTCGAGGTAGATGCCGATGTTATTGCATCCGATAAAAACCTGAAGGACACACTCGACTTGGACAGCTTGGATTATGTGGACTTGGTGGTGATCATCGAATCCAATTTCGGGGTTAAGCTCGTGGAAACTGACTTTGCTGATGTGGAAACTTTCCAAGATTTTTACAACCTGATTGAAAGAAAAATCTTGTCAAAACAAGATTAACCATGAGCCAGTGGGACGGTAAATCAAAAGGTACCCTATTGGGGTATCGCATTTTCGTCACGATAATCAAAAAACTTGGTGTCCGAGCTGCATACGGCCTTTTGGTGCCGGTAGCTTTCTATTATGTCGTTGCCTACCCACGGACAACGCAGGCCATGTTTTCCTATTACCGCGAACGCCAAGGTTTTGGTTTTTGGCGGTCTCTGACTTTCCTCTACCGGATCTATTATGTTTTTGGTCAAGTGTTGATCGATAAATTTGCCATTTTCGCAGGACTCCGCGATCGGTTCACCTTTGACTTTGATGGTATCGATGTGCTGCAACAGATGTTGGCCGAAAAAAAGGGCGGCATCCTCATCAGCGGACACATCGGGAACTTTGAAATCGCCGATCGGTTCTTTGCCGATATCGACCTGCAACAGCAGATTCATATCGTGGCAGCCGATCAGGAACGATCCGTAATCAAGGAATACCTCGGCAGTATCGCCCAGGATAGCACCAACATTCATTTTATCTACATCAAAGAGGATATGTCGCATATCTTCGAAATTTCGGCGGCACTTTCACGCAATGAATTGATCTGCTTGACCGGTGATCGGTACTTTACGAACAGTAAAACGATGCAGGCTCCCCTTTTAGGCGAAGACGCCCTCTTCCCTGCCGGTACTTTTATGATCGCCTCCCGATTGCAGGCACCGGTGGCCTTTGTCTATGTCATGAAAGAGCCGAACATCCACTACCACCTCTACACACGCCGAGCACCCGCTTTCAAGCACCGCGATGCACAGGCAGTCTTGGAAGCCTACACCGAGAGTATGGAGCAAATGCTGAAGAAATACCCCCATCAATGGTTCAATTTCTTTGACTTCTGGAAAAAAGAAGAACCAAATTCGAAAGATTAGCGCCCGCTTTCAAACCTTTCCATTTCAATAATGTCTAATAAAGAAATAAGGAATAGCCCTTTACGGGCAATTCACATCTTATTCAGGCAAATAGTAAGTATTTGTTATTTTTGCTCGTTCAAACACATTATGGTCATTGCATGAAGAGTCAGTTATTTTTTCCGATCCTCGATATAGACACCATTTGCCGGTGCATTCCCCAACGTCCCCCGATGCTCATGGTTGATGG is a genomic window containing:
- the fdhA gene encoding formaldehyde dehydrogenase, glutathione-independent — protein: MCQNHGVVYMGPGEVQVQEIDYPKLALGDRKCEHGVILKIVSTNICGSDQHMVRGRTTASAGLVLGHEITGQVIEVGRDVEFIKVGDIVSVPFNIACGRCRNCKEGKTGICLNVNPSRPGAAYGYVDMGGWVGGQAEYVMVPYADFNLLKFPDNEQALAYIRDLTMLSDIFPTGFHGAVSAGVGPGSIVYVAGAGPVGLACAASCHLLGAAVVIVGDLNEERLEQARSFGCETVNLNTDTPLADQIADLIGVPEVDCFVDCVGFEARAHANGGSSEEQPAVVLNQAMDITRAGGAIGIPGLYVTEDPGASDGAAKQGNLKIRFGLGWAKSHCFYTGQCPVMKYHRQLMNAILYDKIKIADAVNVQVITLSDAPQGYADFDKGAARKYVIDPHGMISA
- a CDS encoding GLPGLI family protein, with amino-acid sequence MNLRTILQVSLLFSFLTAVVMMTNAQENEFVFNKKVNYQVTFLSDSTDENSRQTMPAELLLNDTNSLFWFLNKSIKDEELAKPNAFPSPSIGFAPGLVNNENYVILKNKDGEITVYDEYSGSDLRKLMQINVYKERINPEDWQLTEETDTVMGLAVQKAVLQFGGRTWEAFFAPELPIADGPYKFNGLPGLILRIQDRTKSWVFEAKDIKEVDQKVVVNNKKDLKVVPIEKKELYSQRRKFQQDQAFARQGEGDGGIESAENRKQAEERIKKDNNWIELN
- a CDS encoding NAD(P)/FAD-dependent oxidoreductase, which codes for MQIENVDVLIIGAGPSGSVAAGYLQQQGLHIKVVEKQKFPRVVVGESLIPRVMDHFEEAGLLDALNSYGFEKKLGARFIRGAEQCVFDFSEKFGQGWDWTWQIPRADFDQAMADELIRKGVDIQFETEVIDVEFKGTESTTVVKNKEGQEYAIHAKFLIDCSGYGRVLPRKLGLEAPSKLDPHSAIFTHIQDVRRPEGIEGTQISFDIIETEVWLWVIPFSNGSTSVGIVGPTAYIENLSATLDNDEAIQNAIGLSDLYVNRFQGLPYAFDPIRLTNYSVSVSQFYGDGYALTGNSTEFLDPVFSSGVCFATESGILAAKLAKRQLAGEVIDWEKEYADYMKFGIDVFSTYVKEWYTGNLQELFYHRPENPEVKEKICAVLAGYVWNKDNTFVSKHRNIIKNMAYLIKQQD
- a CDS encoding HAL/PAL/TAL family ammonia-lyase; translation: MKTINSYLTIKDFNDVLFNNKPIEISQSLIDRVNGCYEFLKTFSKNKVIYGVNTGFGPMAQYRIQEGDQLQLQYNLIRSHASGTGEPLSPEHVKAAILARLNTLSLGKSGVHISVITLMQQLINHDITPLIFAHGGVGASGDLVQLAHLALVLIGEGEVFYQGNRRPTAEVFKELGLKPIEVKIREGLALINGTSVMTGIGIVNAHKAQRLLDWSIQASCMINELVQAYDDHFSVELNQAKLHQGQEAVAKQMRDHLMDSQLVRRRHEHLYNGTNQEDIFKDKVQEYYSLRCVPQILGPIYDTIAGVESVLEKEINSANDNPIVDVDTQQVYHGGNFHGDYVSLEMDRLKLAITKLSMLAERQLNYLLNAKINEILPPFVNLGKLGFNFGMQGVQFTATSTTAENQALSTSMYIHSIPNNNDNQDIVSMGTNAAMLCSKVIENTFEVLAIEFITIVQAVESLQLENKLSTKSKVKYAELRKLIPVFKTDIVMYPIVQQVKDYLKNS
- a CDS encoding WG repeat-containing protein — encoded protein: MKLRSPLTVLALLVSPYLFAQELAQVSSQKRTGFMNSAGEEIISLQYDKAGDFHDALAPILVNKKWGFINSKGETVIAPQFDRVKAFDSGRALASNGDAWFYIDKNGERLNLISTDQFFSFENGVAFFKQNNKIGLIDPEGSVIMEPKYDLIRSFDGDYARFKNFERWGILDKTGKEVIPADYDEIGNYFSGSAYAKKGSLFGMVINGEFKGLEGVEKIWDFSTDGLAYARKDKKMGFLDTNGNWAIEPQFDKARAFVNGLAPVYNGKRWGYIDTTGQLVTDYQFEDAEVFSMDGLAPVKIGRDWGFIDKSGKLVIPAQYGITAFGADMFAPKTKGFINGLARVKHKKSWGFIDTSGNVVGRWYDNAELFSK
- the fabG gene encoding 3-oxoacyl-ACP reductase FabG, whose protein sequence is MAEKKKYALITGGSRGIGRAICKKLAEDTDYHILINFQANKAAAEATLVEVKAVGGQGEIIQFDVSNAEEVTSALGRWEENNPEAIVEVIVNNAGITKDGLFMWMSPGDWHSVIQTSLGGFYNVTNYFIKKLLHNRYGRIINMVSVSGVKGTAGQTNYSAAKAAIIGATKALAQEIGKRNITVNAVAPGFINSDMTADMDEKELKKMIPVNRFGEPEEVADLVSFLASKKSAYITGEVININGGIYS
- a CDS encoding beta-ketoacyl-[acyl-carrier-protein] synthase family protein; the protein is MGKRVVITGMGIYSCIGTNLDEVKESLYAGKSGIVFDPERKEYGFRSALTGKVPQPDLKAALHRRQRVTMGEETEFAYLATIEALREAHIPIEAFHEREIGLIYGNDSVSKAIIDATDIVREKKDTALIGSGAIFKSMNSTVTMNLSTIFNIRGVNMTISAACASGSHAIGLGHMMIQNGLQDMVICGGAQEINKYAMASFDGLGVFSSHEGDPARACRPFDANRDGLVPSGGAATLILESLESALERNAPIFAEVVGYGFSSNGGHISTPNVEGPASAMRKALEQANMDASEVQYINAHATSTPVGDANEAQAIDEVFGKSRPYVSSTKSMTGHECWMAGASEIVYSTIMMNHGFIAPNINFEHADEHSSKLNIVTETKNQDFDVYLSNSFGFGGTNSAMIVKRFKK
- a CDS encoding acyl carrier protein, coding for MNIELEGIVSKINEILVEEFEVDADVIASDKNLKDTLDLDSLDYVDLVVIIESNFGVKLVETDFADVETFQDFYNLIERKILSKQD
- a CDS encoding lipid A biosynthesis acyltransferase, coding for MSQWDGKSKGTLLGYRIFVTIIKKLGVRAAYGLLVPVAFYYVVAYPRTTQAMFSYYRERQGFGFWRSLTFLYRIYYVFGQVLIDKFAIFAGLRDRFTFDFDGIDVLQQMLAEKKGGILISGHIGNFEIADRFFADIDLQQQIHIVAADQERSVIKEYLGSIAQDSTNIHFIYIKEDMSHIFEISAALSRNELICLTGDRYFTNSKTMQAPLLGEDALFPAGTFMIASRLQAPVAFVYVMKEPNIHYHLYTRRAPAFKHRDAQAVLEAYTESMEQMLKKYPHQWFNFFDFWKKEEPNSKD